In one window of Enoplosus armatus isolate fEnoArm2 chromosome 7, fEnoArm2.hap1, whole genome shotgun sequence DNA:
- the LOC139288238 gene encoding C2 calcium-dependent domain-containing protein 4C, with the protein MWVLDKIRGSVETGVLRQGENGDKKGVAPAYSNVLTPDKIPDFFIPPKLISSPPEPEVPNIKPKELLQPSTSEQTIGSGKKISSPRSPRLVAKIAGDTKNLLRAANRHIIQIESADDVVAGDTNADPQSQTAMSLPYVPKTHTPYGFATLKESPHTRRKESLFHCEHTSPITSPNTQRKTQGKSSDGGNHLNPADFNTSHMNPYRYFSGGESDTCSSAESSPFSSPLLSRSASLLKIFTHETQAKVVKAKRTFARHSSLSTDECSSAEPSPNIQRRLHVPSLHGGATASDHGLHREHTINLHKCGTVRISANYDSSTSRLLIRVLVAESLYDKHYDIKSINCCVSVYLNPGKLQKQRSNIIKNSRNPVFNEDFFFDSISSVQVKNLSMKFKVVNKGTSLKRDTLLGEREVPLTKLLSGL; encoded by the coding sequence ATGTGGGTTCTGGATAAGATCCGTGGGTCGGTGGAGACCGGCGTGCTGCGACAGGGGGAGAACGGAGACAAGAAAGGCGTCGCCCCGGCCTACAGCAACGTCCTCACCCCCGACAAGATCCCAGACTTCTTCATTCCTCCAAAGCTGATCAGCAGCCCTCCAGAGCCTGAGGTTCCTAACATCAAGCCCAAAGAACTGTTGCAACCCTCAACTTCAGAGCAAACTATCGGCAGTGGGAAGAAGATCAGCAGCCCAAGAAGCCCACGCCTGGTGGCCAAGATTGCAGGAGACACCAAGAACTTGCTGAGAGCAGCGAACCGTCACATCATACAGATAGAGAGTGCTGATGATGTTGTGGCTGGAGACACCAACGCAGACCCCCAGTCGCAGACGGCAATGTCCCTGCCTTATGTTCCCAAGACTCACACGCCGTACGGCTTTGCAACCTTGAAGGAGAGCCCCCACACTCGCCGTAAAGAGTCCCTGTTCCACTGCGAGCACACCAGTCCTATCACCTCCCCAAACACCCAGAGGAAGACCCAGGGGAAAAGCAGCGATGGGGGAAACCATCTGAATCCAGCTGACTTCAACACCTCTCACATGAATCCTTATCGATACTTCAGCGGCGGGGAAAGTGACACCTGCTCCTCAGCCGAGTCCTCTCCCTtcagctctcctctgctctcccgCTCCGCCTCCCTGCTCAAGATCTTCACCCATGAGACTCAGGCCAAAGTCGTGAAAGCAAAGCGGACATTCGCTCGCCACAGCTCCCTGTCCACAGACGAGTGCAGCTCGGCCGAGCCCAGCCCCAACATCCAGCGACGGCTCCACGTCCCCTCCCTCCACGGCGGCGCCACAGCATCAGACCACGGGCTCCATCGGGAGCACACCATCAACCTGCACAAATGCGGGACGGTGAGGATCAGCGCCAACTATGATTCCAGCACCTCCCGCCTGCTCATCCGCGTCCTGGTGGCGGAGAGTCTTTACGACAAGCACTACGACATCAAGAGCATCAACTGCTGCGTGTCCGTCTACTTGAACCCGGGAAAGCTGCAGAAGCAAAGGAGCAACATCATCAAGAACAGCCGCAACCCGGTCTTCAACGAGGACTTCTTCTTTGACTCGATAAGCTCGGTTCAGGTCAAGAACCTGTCGATGAAGTTCAAGGTGGTGAACAAAGGCACCAGCCTCAAGAGGGACACACTGCTGGGAGAGCGAGAGGTGCCTTTAACAAAGCTGCTCTCTGGGCTTTAA